A window of Paenibacillus antri genomic DNA:
TCTCGATTGCGGCGGGGCTGCTGCTCCTGTCGATCGTCGTTTCCTTCGTCGTCTCCCAACGCCTGTATCGGCCGATCCAGCAGATGGTGACTAAGATCGTGGACGCCGAGCCGGGAACGATGAAAGGGAAGGACGAAATCAATTCGATTCTAAGCGTATACAATCGCGTTACGGACGAGATGCGCTTCATCCGCAAGCACTACGACGCCGCGAAGGATATCGCGAAAAATTACTACCTGCGGACGATCGTCACGAACAGTCCGTCGTTCACGGAGGAGCAATTCCGCGCCACCGTGGAGCAAAACGCTTTGAACGTCCGGCCGGACGGCGCGAAGGCGGTCGCCTTGCTTGCGATCGATCGCTACAAGGCGTTCGACGAACGGACGGCGTACGCGGACCGGAAGCTGTTGTCGTTCGCGATTTCCAACATCTCGGAGGAGATCGTGTCCAAGCGGTTTCCGAACGAGGCGATCGACGTCGGCGAGGGCCGGTTGGCCATCTTGATCAGCGCGGACGCCGGCGACCCGGGGCTGGCGGAAGACGCGGCGGCGCTCCTGAACGAAACCCTGGAGGTCATCGGACGGTTCTACGGATTGTCGCTGACGGCCGCGATCAGCCCGTTCCGGGAAGGGCACGCCGAAATTACCGAGCTGTATCAGCAGGTGCAGGAGCTGATGCTGTATCGGCTCGTGTTCGGCCAGGGCTCGGTCATTACGCCGGAGCGGGTCGCGGCCCGCGAAGAGACGGCGCCGGCCCCCGAGCTCGAACGCCGATGGGTCGAGGCGATCCATCTGAGCAACGTGGAACAGTTCCAAGAGTATACGAGGAAGTCGTTCGAAGCGTTCAAGGGGCTGCCGTACGAACAAATCATTCACTCCGTGCTGCACTTGGTGTTCCTGCTGCAGCAGGCGGCGAAGTCGTCCGACAAGCGGAAGGCGGGCGTCTCGTTGACGTTCTCCGCGCTGAACCAGAAGGTGTTGGAGTTGGAGACGTTAGACGAGATGTCGGCGTACGTGCAGTCGACGTTCGCCCGCTTCGTCGAGCAGCAGCAGCGCGTCGAAACCGAGGAAGACAAGAGCGCGATGCTGGTCGACACGATCAAGGAGATGATCGAGTCCGACTACAAGAACCTGAACCTGAGCCTGCAGTCCGTGGCGGATACGCTCGGGATGTCGGATAAATACGTCGGCCGCTTGTTCAAGAAATACGAGACGGTCGGCGTCGCCGAATATATCAACGACGTTCGGCTGCGGCACGCGGTAAAGCTGCTCGAGGATGAACGGTATACGGTGAAGGAGATCATGGAGGCTGTCGGCTTCGGCAACGAAAGCCAATTCTTCCGGGTGTTCAAGAAGAAGTACGGCGTCACGCCGGGGGAATATCGAATGCGCCGGACTTCGGCGCGATAATGGGAGCGGGGGGAAACCCCGCTTCTTTTTGTTGTTCGCCTTGCGTCGCCGACACCCTCCCGCCGCCGAACTGCGTATGATGCGCGCGCTTTCTGCGTACAGAGTACCGCTTTCTGCGAACTTCCTCCAGACTTGCCGACAGACAGCACCCGTTCATTATTATCGCATCGCAGATATTTTTCTAAATTAGAAAAAAATCGATGATAAGAAAAAAATAGACCCTCCCCTCGTACCACCGTCCGCCGACACACTTTCGCAGGAATAGTCGGAGAAATTCCGACTGCAGCGGCCGAGAGGATCTCGGGAGGCGGAAATAGTCGGAGAAACTCCGACTGCAGCGGCCGAGAGGATCTCGGGAGGCGGAATAGTCGGAGAAACTCCGACTGCAGCGGCCGAGAGGATCTCGGGAGGCGGAATAGTCGGAGAAACTCCGACTGTAAGCACCCCATGAGAACGCAGCCGGTCTCCATAGCATTCGTAAGAAGGGCCCATTCTATCCTGTTAGGCTCGGAATCACGACTGCGGCCGGCGCGGCGGGGCGGTCGGCGATTTCCATTTTCCAGGGCGTAAAGGAGCGGGGTTCCCATTGTACAGTGGGGTTCCGATCCTACAGTCGGAGACGGAAAACCCGCGCGGCGCAAGGACTTCGGCAGCTTTGCAAGCGCGGAACGGCCCGCTTCCGTCGCAGTGTCGGATTTACAGTTTTCACGACGGCCGACATGCCGCATAGTGAGGGTACCAACGACGACGCGAACCACACAAACGAGAGAGGTGATCCGCTTGAGAGGCCTGATGAAGGAATTGCGTCTCTTCCAAAAAAATATCGAGTTGTTCCTCTTAAGCTTTCCCGCAGTCGTATACATCTTGATTTTCGCTTACCTTCCCCTCGTCGGGTTGGTGCTCGCATTCAAGGATTACCGGTACGACAAGGGAATTCTGGGAAGCGATTGGGTAGGTTTCAAAAACTTCGAGTTTTTCTTTACGTCGCAGACGGCGTACATCGTCACCCGAAATACGATCCTGTATAATGTCGCTTTCATTTTGGTCGGCCTCGTCTTCGCTCTCCTGTTCGCGGTGCTGCTGAACGAGATCGCGAGGCGATGGATTAAAGTCCACCAGACGGCCATGTTCCTGCCTTACTTCTTGTCCTGGGTCGTCATCAGCTACATTATCACGGGTTTCCTGGATCACGAGCACGGATATTTCAATCAGCTGCTGATGCAATTCGGCGCGGATCCGGTGTATTGGTACAACGAATCGCGGTACTGGCCTTGGATTCTAGTGGCGGTCAGCCTTTGGAAAGGCGTCGGCTTTTCGACGCTCGTCTATTACGCCGGCATCCTCGGCATCGATTCCTCCTATTACGAGGCGGCTCGAATCGATGGGGCCACGAAGACGCAGATGGCGATGAAAATTACGCTACCGCTGCTCGCGCCGCTCATTTCGATCTTGATGATCATGAGCATCGGCGGCATCTTCCGAGCGGATTTCGGTCTGTTCTACTTCATCCCGAACGATTCGAGCTTCCTGTACTCGGTGACGGACGTCGTAGACACGTATGTATTCCGCGCGCTGAAGAACGTAGGCGATATCGGTATGTCGACAGCCGTAGGGTTTTACCAGTCGGTCGTAGGCCTCGTGTTGGTCGTCCTGGCGAACTATATCATTAAGAAAATCAACGACGAAAACTCGTTGTGGTAAGGAGGAGACGAGGATGCAACAAACCAAGACCAATCCCGGACAAGTCGCGATCAATCTCATGTTCGCCGTCGTCTCGCTGCTGATGATTTTGCCGCTCGTGCTCGTCGTCTCCATCTCCGTCAGCGAAGAGAAGTCGCTTCTTACGAACGGATATCGGTTCATTCCCGAAAGCTTGGATTTCACCGCTTACAAGCTCATTCTGCAGACGCCCGGCGTCTTGCTTAACGCTTACGGGGTCACGATTCTGGTGACGATCGCAGGCACGATCCTTAGCTTGCTGATGACGGCGATGATCGGGTACGCGATTTCCCGACGGGACTATCGGTACGGGCGCATAACGACCTTCTACATTTTCTTCACGATGCTGTTCAGCGGCGGGCTCGTTCCTTCGTACATCTTGATCACGCAGTATTTGCACCTGAAGGACACGATCTGGGCGCTCATTATTCCTTATTTGTTAAGCCCGTTCAACATTATGCTGATGAAAGGGTTCCTACAGAAAATTCCGGGCGAAATTATCGAGTCGTGCAAGATGGACGGCGCGGGCGAGCTTCGCATCTTCTTCCGCATCATCCTGCCGCTGTCGACGCCGGCGCTGGCGACGTTGGGCTTGTTCATCTCCTTCATGTATTGGAACGATTGGTGGCTCGGCCTGCTCTATATCGACAACCAGAACTTGGTTCCGCTGCAGCTGATGCTGTACCGCATGATGAACACGATCGACTTCTTGTCGAGCAACCTTCGCCGATTGAACGTCATGATCGATCTGGCGAGCTTCCCGAGCTTATCCTCGCGCATGGCGATGGCGGTGCTCGCGGCGGGGCCGATGATGTTCGTCTTCCCGTTCTTCCAACGCTATTTCGTCAGCGGATTGACCGTCGGCTCCCTGAAGGGCTAGTCGCGGCGTCGCGTCAGGCAATGTTTGGTTTTAGGTCATTGGGATGGCAATCATTCCGGTGGTTTAAGATAAAAAACGAAATTTTACAGGAGGTCAGTAAATATGAAGGGGATCACGAACAACGCGCTTCGTCTGTCGGCAATGGCATTATCCGTAGCTCTCGTCCTGGGCGCTTGCTCGAGCAACAACGGCAACGGCGCGACTCCGGCTCCGGCCGACAATGGAAGCGGTTCGAAAGCGGAAACGCCGCCTGCAGGCACGGGCGAAGGCGCCGAGCTGGAGCAGGTGGAGCTCGTATGGTACTACCCGCAGCCGAGCAATCAGCCGGATCTGCAGAAGGTCCAAGACGCAGTCAATAAAATTACGCTCGAGAAAATCAACGCGAAAGTAACGCTCAAGCCGATCGATTTCGGCGATTACACGCAGAAGATGAACACGGTCGTCGCCTCCGGCGAGAAGTTCGATATCGCGTGGACGTCCAACTGGTCGTTCTTCTACGGCCCGAACGTCACGAAGGGCGCGTTCCAGCCGCTCGACGAGCTGCTCGACGAATACGGCGCGGACATCAAGTCGGAGATTCCTTCCTTCGTATGGGACGCGACGCGCGTCAACGGTCAAATTTACGCCGTGCCGAACTATCAGACGGTGACGAACCGCGAAGGGTTCGTCGTGCAGAAGCGTTTCGCCGACAAGTACGGTCTCGACCCGAGTACGATCAAGACGGAAAAGGACATCCAGCCGTTCCTCGAGAAAATCGCGGCCGGCGAGCCGGACATCGTTCCGTTCGGCATGGATCGCAACGGCGGCTTCTCGGCGATGGCGAACGGCATCGAATATGTCGGCGGCCATGTCATCGGCATTCATAAGGACGATCCGTACACGGCGATCGTGACGCCGAAGACGGAAGCGTACAAGAACAACGTAACGATGATCCGCGAATGGTACGAGAAGGGCCTCGTCAACCGCGACGCGGCGACCGTGAAGGCGTTCGACGATATCGTGAAAACCGGCAAGCTCGCAGTCGTGAAAGACAACGTCATGCCTCCGGGCGGCGAAGTGGGCGAGAAATTGTCCAACGGCGGTCATGACGTCGTATACGTCTACCTGACGGAACCGTACACGGGCACGAACACGATCATTACGACGATGCAAGCGATCAGCCGCACGTCCGCGAATCCGGAACGCGCGATGATGTTCATCAACCTGCTCAATACGGATAAGGAGCTGTACAACACGATCGCGTACGGCATCGAAGGCACGCACTATACGAAGCTGTCCGACGAGATGGTGCAGATTAATCCGGACGCGGGCTACAACCCGAACTCCAACTGGGTGTTCGGCAATACGTTCAACGGCTACCTGGTCGAAGGCCAATCGCAAGAAATCATGGACGCCGTGAAGCACGAGAACGAAACGGCGGAGCCGTCCCCGCTTATGGGCTTCTCGTTCAACGACGAGAACGTGAAGGCGGAAATCGCGAACATCTCCGCGCTGGGCGACCAGTATTCGCCGGGTCTCGGAACGGGCGCGGTCGATCCGGCGAAGGTGCTGCCGGAGTACCTTGATAAGTTGGAAAAGGCGGGCGTCGAGAAGGTGCGCGAAGAAGTGCAGCGCCAGATCGACGAATGGAGAAAAGCGAACGGCAAATAAATAAGGGCCCGTAATTCGTTACGGTCGAGAGCTCCCTGCGCGGCCATGCCGCGCAGGGATTGTTTTTAACGACGGGCAACGACGGATCGAAAGGATGAGACCATGATGTCGACATCGGGCAACGGCGCAGCGAGAGAGACGCTGCTATTCGATGAGCAGTGGCATTTTCATAGAGGGGATATTCATATTCCGTATGCGGTGAAGGCGGGCCGCACGGGCGGATTTACCGATTGCGAGAAGCCGGAGCGCGGAGATTGGCTGGAGATCGCTTACTCCGACGAGTTTTCCGAAGAAGAGATGGATCCGAAGCGTTGGACGCTCGTCGATCTGCCCCACGATTGGGCGATCGAGCAGAGCTACGTAAAGCATTACCCGAAGGGACGGGCGCATCTGCCGATCGGCGTCGGCTGCTACCGGAAGCTGTTCGCGATGCCGGCCGAGGACGAGGGCAAGCGGATCACGCTGCGATTCGACGGGGTCATGCGGAACAGTACCGTCTGGGTGAACGGGCATTTGATCGGCACGCACGCGGCCGGACATACCGGCTTCATGTACGACATTACGGACGTGCTTCGATACGGGGACGAGGGACGGAACGTGGTGTTCGTTCGAGTCGACGCCTCCGAATACGAGGGATGGTGGTACGACGGCTGCGGCATCTACCGGCACGTCTGGCTGACGAAGACCGATCCGCTCCGCGTGAAGGAATGGGGCACGTACGTGACGACGCCGGTCGTGTCGTCCGATCGGGCCGAGGTGCGTATCGAAACGGAGGTAGCGAACGGGTATCGCGAAGCGGCCGAGGTGCGCCTTAAGACGGCGATTCTCGACCCCGAAGGCATCGAAGCGGCGCAAGTCGAGAGCGCGGAGACGATCGACGGGGACGGCGAGCGGACCTTCGCGCAGCGCGTCGTCGTCGAATCGCCGCGGCTGTGGCATCCGGATCGTCCGCACTTGTACCGGGCGGTCACGACCGTCGAGCGGGACGGCGCCGCCGTCGATACGTACGAAACGACCTTCGGCATTCGTTCGATCGAGTTTACGAAGAACGACGGCTTCTTCATCAACGGCGAGCCGCTCGTCATTCAAGGCGTCTGCGTGCATCAAGACTTCGCGGGCGTCGGCGCGGCGTTGCCGGACCGCATCCAGGCGTACAAGATCGAGCTGCTGAAGGAGATGGGCGTCAACGCGTACCGCTGCGCGCATCATCCGCCGACGCCGGAGCTGCTGGACGCGTGCGACCGGCTCGGCATGCTCGTCATGGACGAGAACCGCAAGCTGGACAGTTCGCCTGCCGGGCTCGCCAACCTGGAGAGCATGATCCGGCGGGACCGCAATCATCCGAGCGTCATCCTGTGGAGCATGGAAAACGAAGAAGTGCTGGAAGGCACGAAAACCGGCGCCCGCATCTTGGATACGCTCGCGCGGCGGACGCGCAAGCTCGACCCGACGCGGCCGGTCGTCGCGTCGATGAACCACGGCTATCATACCGGCGGCTACGCCGACGCGGTCGACATCGTCGGATACAACTACGGCACGTACGACAACGATCGGGATATCCGCGACAAGAGGGCGTATCCGGACCGGATCGTCATCGGCAGCGAGAGCGCTTCGTATACGGTGACGCGCGGCATCTACGCGGACGACGAGGCGAAGGCGTACTGCTCGGAGTACGGCACGAAGCTGGCGCCGTGGTGCGTCAGTCCGGAGCATGTGCTTCGCAGCCTGGCGGAGCATCGCTTCCTGACCGGCACGTTCATCTGGACCGGCTTCGATTACAAGGGGGAGCCGACGCCGTACAATTGGCCGGCGATCGGATCGCACTTCGGCATCATGGACAGCTGCGGCTTCCCGAAGCATAACTATTATTACTTCAAGGCGAACTGGACGAACGAGCCGGTCGTTCACTTGTTCCCGCATTGGAGCTGGCACGGGAAGGCCGGGGAGCCGATCGACGTCTGGGCGTACAGCAATTGCGAGACGGTCGAACTGTTTTTGAACGGCCGATCGCTAGGGACGCAGCAGGTCGATAAGCTTGGCCATCTGGAGTGGAAGGTGCCGTACGAGCCGGGAACGATCGAAGCGCGCGGCGCGAACGGGGACGTCCAGGCGGCGGTTCATACGGTACGGACGACGGGCGCACCGGCGCGCATCGTCCTCGACGCGGATCGGACGACGATCGACGCGGACGGCCGGGACGTCTCCATGATTCGCGCGTCGATCGTCGACGAGCGGGGCGACGTCGTGCCGACCGCCGACAACGAAATTCATTTCGCGGTCGAAGGCGCGGGCAAGCTGATCGGCGTCGGCAACGGCGACCCGTCGAGCCACGAGTCCGATAAGGCGCCGTACCGCCGCGCGTTCAACGGCCATGCGCTCGCCATCGCGCAGTCCGCCAAGGCGCCGGGCGAGTTCGTCTTGAAGGCGACGGGAATCGGTCTCGCGTCCGCCGAGGTGCGGGTGAACGTCCGATGACGAACGGCGGCGCGTTCGAGAACGGGAGCCGCGAGTCGGCTTGGGTGAGGCGGTACAACGTAAGCTGGGACTCGCCCAGCGCCGGGGCCGTCGGCTCGATGCCGATCGGCAACGGGGATATCGGCCTGAACGTATGGGCTGAGGAAGACGGCGATCTCTTGTTTTATATCGGGAAGACGGACGCCTGGAGCGAGACGGGAAGGCTGCTTAAGCTGGGGAAGATTCGCTTGTCGCTGACGCCGAATCCGTTCCTCGCCGGACGTCCGTTCCTGCAGGAGCTCGACCTCGAGGACGGCGCGATCCGCATCGAAGCGGGCGAGGCGGGCTCGCGCGTCCGCATCCGGCTATGGGTCGACGCGAACGCGCCGGTCGTCTACGCGGAGATGGACGGCGATCGGGAATTCGAAGCGTCGGCGGCGCTGGAAGTGTGGCGGACCGAGACGGTAGAACTGACGGGCCATGCGCTCGGCGCGGCGAACTTGTCGCGATCGCCCGTTCCGGTGTTCGAGGACGGCGATACGGTCGTCGAAGGCGAGGGACCGATCCTCGCGTGGTACCATCGCAACGAGCGGTCCGTCTGGCCGGACAGCCTGCGTCTCCAGAGCCTTGAGGGCCTGCTGGCGAAGGGAGCGCAAGATCCGCTGCTGCATCGGACGTTCGGCGGCGTGCTTCGGGGCGGCGGCGTCGACGGCGCGATCGAGGGCACGGCCGAAGGCGCGTCCGAAGGCGGCTGGGCGAAGGCGGGCGACCGCATGCTGACGACGTCGCGGCCATCGCGCTCCGCCGCCTTCTCCGTGCGCGTCCTGACGGCGCAGACGGCATCGGCCGCGGCGTGGCTCGAGGCGGCCGAGGCGATTCCGGCCGCGGATCGCGCGCCGGAGCGCCGAGCGGCGTTCGAAGCGCATCGGGCATGGTGGCGCGCGTTCTGGGCGGGGAGCCGCATCGATCTTCGCGGCGCCGCGCCGGCGCACGACGACGAGGCGTTCGCGGTCGCAAGGGGCTACACGCTCCAGCGGTTCATGAACGCGTGCGGCGGCCGCGGCGCGTACCCGATCAAGTTCAACGGGTCGATCTTCACGTTCGACGTAACGTACGACGACGGGTTCGACTTCTCGGGCGAGTTCGACGCCGATTACCGGCGCTGGGGCGGAGGCTACTGGTTCCAAAATACGAGGCTGCCGTACTGGTCGATGCTCGCATCGGGCGATTTCGAGCTCATGACATCGTTATTTTACATGTTTTGCAACAATCTGCAGTTGGCGGAGGAGCGGACCCGTCGGTATTATGGGCATGAAGGCGCGTACTTCCCGGAGACGATGACGTTCTGGGGCGCGTATCTGAACCCGGATTACGGGTGGGACCGCGAGGGCAAGCCCGCGGGCCAAGCGGACAATTCGTACATTCGCCACTACATGCAGAACAATCTGGAGCTGCTCCTGCTCATGCTGTCCCACTATGAATACACGGGGGACCGGGAGACGTTCGAGGCGGCGTCGCTGCCGGTCATCGAGTCCTGCCTCCGGTTCTTCGATCGGCACAATCCGGTCGACGAACGCGGGAGGCTGCGGCTCGAGCCGGCCCAAGCGCTCGAGAATTGGCACGAGGCGGTCAATCCGCTGCCCGAGATCGCCGGGCTTCGCGTCGTGCTGAGCCGGCTGCTGCGGCTGCCCGAGCTGCCGGCCGAGAGCCGCGAGGCGTGGGAGTCGCTGCGGCGACGGCTGCCGGACGTGCCGGAAGCGACGGACGAAGACGGCGAAGCCGTATTCGCACCGGCGGAGGCGTACTTCGGAGACATCATGAATTCGGAAAATGTAGAGCTGTACGCGGTGTTCCCGTACCGGATCGCCGCCGTCGGCACGCCCGAGCTCGAGAAGGGACGGCGCACGTTCGATCGGCGCCGGGTGAAGGGAACCGGCGGCTGGCGGCAGGACGCCATTCAAGCCGCATATCTCGGACTCGCCGAGCAGGCTCGCGAATTCGCGGCGTTCAACTATACGACGCCGTACGAGGCGGCGCGGTTCCCGGCGTTCTGGGGACCGAACTTCGACTGGATGCCGGATCAGGATCACGGCTCCGTCGCCAATATCGCGCTGCAGACGATGCTGCTGCAGTGCGACGGGGACCGCATCTTACTCTGCCCGGCATGGCCGAAGGCATGGAACGCGGAGTTTCGTCTGCGCGCGCCGTACGGCACGATCGTCGAAGGCGCGGTGCGGGACGGGAAGCTGGAGCGGCTGAAGGTGACGCCGGAGGAACGCGCGAAGGACGTCGAGGCGAGATTCGGAACGGACCAATAAGGAGGACTCGGACATGTATGAAACGCTGCATCTCGCCCCCGGCGGGAGAGACGATGCGGACGGCTCGGCCGCCGCGCCGCTGCGAACGCTGCAAGGGGCGGTCGCCCGTATCCGCGAGCTGCGACGCGCCGAACGGGAGACGGGGGCGATCGAGGTACTCCTGCACGGAGGCGAATACCCGACGCCGGAAGGGCTGCTGTTGACGGGAGACGACCTAGGCGACGAAGGCCGGCCGCTCGTCTTCCGCGCCGCCGGCGACGGCGAGGCGGTCGTGACCGGCGGCATTCGACTGAAGGGCTTCGAGCCGCTGGAAGGCGGGATCGTCAGGCTCGATCTGGCGGCGGCCGGCCATGCGGGACTCCGATTTTCGCAGCTCCTGTATCGGGGGGAGAAGCAGCGGATCGCCCGGTACCCTAGCTATCAGGCGGACAATCCGTACGGCGGCGGATGGCTGTACGTCGAAGGCGATCCGGTGGACATGTACGAAGGCGGGCACGGACGGAAGGACCGGTTCGTCTGCCGCGACCCGAGACTGCAATCGTGGTCCGCCTTGGATCGGGTCGAATTGTTCATTTTCCCGAGATTCAACTGGAATAACGACGTTATCCCGCTGAGCGGGTACGACCCCGCCACGGGCGAAGTCGTATTGTCTCGGCCGGCGACGTACGAGATTTATCCGGGCGACCGGTTTTACTTCCGCAACGTGCGGGAGGAGCTGACCGAGCCCGGGGAATGGTTTTTGGATCAGGACGAGGACATGTTGTACTTTTATCCGCCCGCGCCGGCCGCCTGCGAAGACGTTGAAGCGTACGTGCCGACGGCGGCGCATTTGATCGAGCTGCGCGGGGCGCCGGAGCAAGCGGAAGATTTATATACGGAGAAGATCGATTGGCGGGAGTCGGGCACGTACATCCACCACGCCGAACGGATGCCGCGGCGGGCCGAACGCGGATTCGTGTCGTTCGAGGGCTTGACCCTCGAGGGCTGCGACGGGACGGCCGTGCTGCTTCGCGACGTGACGGCGTGCCGCCTAGAGCGGTGCACCGTTCGAAATACAGGCGCGGCCGGCGTCACTGTCCTCGGCGGGAGGCGCAACGTCGTCGCGGATTGCGATATTTACGAGACCGGAAGCCACGGCATGTACGTCTCCGGCGGCGTGCGCAGCCCGTTCGCCGGCCGGTACGATCCGTGCGGGCACGAAGCGACGAACAACTACGTGCACCATGTCGGGACGGAAACGAAGAGCGTCGCCGGCATCTCGATCAACGGGGTCGGCATCCGCGTCGCCAACAACCTGATCCATGACGGTCCGCGCTGGGGCATCCAGTCGCGCGGCAACCATAATGTCATCGAATACAATCACATCCGGCACGTCAACGTCGAGACGAGCGATACCGCCGCGATTTACTTGGTGGACCGGGATTGGACGATGTTCGGCACGAAAATCCGCTACAACCGCATTCACGACATTTTGGGCTATCACGCGGAGAACGGCGTCTGGATGTCGCCCTC
This region includes:
- a CDS encoding right-handed parallel beta-helix repeat-containing protein is translated as MYETLHLAPGGRDDADGSAAAPLRTLQGAVARIRELRRAERETGAIEVLLHGGEYPTPEGLLLTGDDLGDEGRPLVFRAAGDGEAVVTGGIRLKGFEPLEGGIVRLDLAAAGHAGLRFSQLLYRGEKQRIARYPSYQADNPYGGGWLYVEGDPVDMYEGGHGRKDRFVCRDPRLQSWSALDRVELFIFPRFNWNNDVIPLSGYDPATGEVVLSRPATYEIYPGDRFYFRNVREELTEPGEWFLDQDEDMLYFYPPAPAACEDVEAYVPTAAHLIELRGAPEQAEDLYTEKIDWRESGTYIHHAERMPRRAERGFVSFEGLTLEGCDGTAVLLRDVTACRLERCTVRNTGAAGVTVLGGRRNVVADCDIYETGSHGMYVSGGVRSPFAGRYDPCGHEATNNYVHHVGTETKSVAGISINGVGIRVANNLIHDGPRWGIQSRGNHNVIEYNHIRHVNVETSDTAAIYLVDRDWTMFGTKIRYNRIHDILGYHAENGVWMSPSFAFGIYLDDYTSGVEVYGNVTYRTPGGGLYLHAGKENKVENNMFLDTTKEVAKFRRWREEKEYETLRTRGLGLRHNEIRRNIFASGGAQAVLYRFDTAIDKDGRLDLDMNIWENNLVWLYGKPAAVRVTNREEERFLSFAEWLSLGYERGSVEADPRFDTAGPEPHALLPDSPAFALGFEPLPFESMGLRRDVQEAPGVRERPVRTFANKE